In Tachysurus fulvidraco isolate hzauxx_2018 chromosome 1, HZAU_PFXX_2.0, whole genome shotgun sequence, a single window of DNA contains:
- the LOC113656372 gene encoding arylamine N-acetyltransferase, pineal gland isozyme NAT-10-like has protein sequence MNLQEYFRRIRFGGVYEKPDLATLRTVHELHVMSVPFENLSIHCGERNTMDLQIIYEKIVRNRRGGWCSENNLLFSWVLREMGYKYTTLGAKVFNTLKNDFNPMDSHLINMVEIEGKPYVADVSFGVSYQIWYPLEMIAGKDQPQPSGIFRLLKDGETWTLEKTGRKPVVQNEAFASSSLVDKRLTKTIYSFVLMPRGIDHFLNTSEYLQTSPESLFTQKSICSLQTPSGFRALIGWTYSEVTFNPDEDTDIIEMRDVADSEIETILKHKFNIVLANKLMPINNKASYKL, from the coding sequence ATGAATCTGCAGGAATACTTCAGAAGGATCAGGTTCGGCGGCGTGTACGAGAAACCCGACTTGGCCACACTCCGCACCGTCCACGAGCTGCACGTGATGAGCGTCCCCTTCGAGAACCTCAGCATCCACTGTGGAGAGCGGAACACCATGGACCTACAGATCATTTATGAGAAGATCGTGAGAAACCGTCGTGGAGGATGGTGCTCTGAAAACAACCTTCTTTTCTCCTGGGTGCTGAGAGAGATGGGTTACAAATACACCACACTTGGTGCTAAAGTCTTCAACACGCTCAAAAATGACTTTAATCCCATGGATTCCCATCTCATTAACATGGTGGAGATCGAAGGCAAGCCGTATGTAGCTGATGTGAGTTTTGGAGTGTCGTACCAGATCTGGTACCCGTTAGAAATGATTGCAGGTAAAGATCAACCACAGCCATCAGGGATCTTCCGCCTGCTGAAGGACGGTGAGACTTGGACGCTGGAGAAGACCGGAAGGAAGCCGGTGGTCCAGAATGAAGCCTTCGCCAGTTCCAGCCTCGTCGACAAACGCCTGACGAAAACGATATACTCTTTCGTATTAATGCCACGTGGGATTGATCATTTCCTGAACACAAGTGAGTACCTGCAGACCAGCCCCGAGTCTCTGTTCACCCAGAAATCCATCTGTTCCCTCCAGACCCCATCTGGGTTCAGAGCTCTGATTGGTTGGACCTACAGTGAAGTCACTTTTAACCCTGACGAAGACACGGACATCATCGAGATGAGAGATGTAGCTGACAGTGAGATAGAGACTATACTAAAGCATAAGTTCAACATCGTTTTAGCTAATAAACTAAtgccaataaataacaaagctTCATATAAACTATAA
- the LOC113656374 gene encoding arylamine N-acetyltransferase, pineal gland isozyme NAT-3-like, with product MNLQEYFRRIGFGGVYEKPDLATLRTVHELHVMSVPFENLSIHCGERITMDLQIIYEKIVRNRRGGWCCENNLLFSWVLREMGYKYTMLGSREFQTLKNDFSPMDSHLINMVEIEGKPYVADVSFGVSYQIWYPLEMIAGKDQPQPSGIFRLLKDGETWMLEKTGRKPVIQNKALAKPSFIDKRLTKPIHSFVLTPRGIDHFLNTSEYLQTSPESLFTQKSICSLQTPTGFRSLIGWTYCEVTFNPDEDTDIIDIRVLADSEIETILKEKFNIVLANKLTPIDNKAA from the coding sequence ATGAATCTGCAGGAATACTTCAGAAGGATCGGGTTCGGCGGCGTGTACGAGAAACCCGACTTGGCCACACTCCGCACCGTCCACGAGCTGCACGTGATGAGCGTCCCCTTTGAGAACCTCAGCATCCACTGTGGAGAGCGGATCACCATGGACCTACAGATCATTTATGAGAAGATCGTGAGAAACCGTCGTGGAGGATGGTGCTGTGAAAACAACCTTCTTTTCTCCTGGGTGCTGAGAGAGATGGGTTACAAATACACCATGTTGGGTTCTAGAGAATTCCAAACCCTCAAAAATGACTTCAGCCCCATGGATTCCCATCTCATTAACATGGTGGAGATCGAAGGCAAGCCGTATGTAGCTGATGTGAGTTTTGGAGTGTCGTACCAGATCTGGTACCCGTTAGAAATGATTGCAGGTAAAGATCAACCACAGCCATCAGGGATCTTCCGCCTGCTGAAGGACGGTGAGACTTGGATGCTGGAGAAGACCGGAAGGAAGCCAGTGATCCAGAACAAAGCCCTCGCCAAACCCAGCTTCATCGACAAACGCCTGACGAAGCCGATACACTCTTTCGTATTAACGCCACGTGGGATTGATCATTTCCTGAACACAAGTGAGTACCTGCAGACCAGCCCCGAGTCTCTGTTCACCCAGAAATCCATCTGTTCCCTCCAGACCCCAACCGGGTTCAGATCTCTGATTGGTTGGACCTACTGTGAAGTCACTTTTAACCCTGACGAAGACACGGATATCATCGACATAAGAGTTTTAGCTGACAGTGAGATAGAGACTATACTAAAGGAAAAGTTCAACATCGTTTTAGCTAATAAACTAACGCCAATTGACAACAAAGCTGCATAA
- the LOC113656370 gene encoding arylamine N-acetyltransferase, pineal gland isozyme NAT-10-like isoform X1, with amino-acid sequence MNLQEYFRRIGFGGVYEKPDLATLRTVHQLHVMSVPFENLSIHCGERNTMDLQIIYEKIVRNRRGGWCSENNLLFSWVLREMGYKYTTLGAKVFNTLKNDFNPMDSHLINMVEIEGKPYVADVSFGVSYQIWYPLEMIAGKDQPQPSGIFRLLNDGETWMLEKTRRKPVVQNEAFASSSLVDKHLTKTIYSFVLTPRGIDHFLNTTEYLQTSPESLFTQKSICSLQTPSGFRALVGWTYSEVTFNPDEDTDIVEMRDVADSEIETILKHRFNIVLANKLTPINNKASYKL; translated from the coding sequence ATGAATCTGCAGGAATACTTCAGAAGGATCGGGTTTGGCGGCGTGTACGAGAAACCCGACTTGGCCACGCTCCGCACCGTCCACCAGCTGCACGTGATGAGCGTCCCCTTCGAGAACCTCAGCATCCACTGTGGAGAGCGGAACACCATGGACCTACAGATCATTTATGAGAAGATCGTGAGAAACCGTCGTGGAGGATGGTGCTCTGAAAACAACCTTCTTTTCTCCTGGGTGCTGAGAGAGATGGGTTACAAATACACCACACTTGGTGCTAAAGTCTTCAACACGCTCAAAAATGACTTTAATCCCATGGATTCCCATCTCATTAACATGGTGGAGATCGAAGGCAAACCGTATGTAGCTGATGTGAGTTTTGGAGTGTCGTACCAGATCTGGTACCCGTTAGAAATGATTGCAGGTAAAGATCAACCACAGCCATCAGGGATCTTCCGCCTGCTGAATGACGGTGAGACTTGGATGTTGGAGAAGACCAGAAGGAAGCCGGTGGTCCAGAATGAAGCCTTCGCCAGTTCCAGCCTCGTCGACAAACACCTGACGAAAACGATATATTCTTTCGTATTAACGCCACGTGGGATTGATCATTTCCTGAACACAACCGAGTACCTGCAGACCAGCCCCGAGTCTCTGTTCACCCAGAAATCCATCTGTTCCCTCCAGACCCCATCTGGGTTCAGAGCTCTGGTTGGTTGGACCTACAGTGAAGTCACTTTTAACCCTGACGAAGATACGGACATCGTCGAGATGAGAGATGTAGCTGACAGTGAGATAGAGACTATACTAAAGCATAGGTTCAACATCGTTTTAGCTAATAAACTAAcgccaataaataacaaagctTCATATAAACTATAA